The Flavobacteriales bacterium genome includes a region encoding these proteins:
- the alaS gene encoding alanine--tRNA ligase, with product MTSTEVRNKFLEFFKSKEHRIVPSAPIVVKNDPTLMFTNAGMNQFKDYFLGNKAAKDVRVADTQKCLRVSGKHNDLEEVGVDTYHHTMFEMLGNWSFGDYFKKEAIAWAWELLTEVYKLDKTRLYVTVFEGDEADNLLADTEAEEIWKNYISADRILRCNKKDNFWEMGDTGPCGACSEIHYDLRSETERKERDGKTLVNADHPQVIELWNLVFMEFNRKADKTLEELPDKHVDTGMGLERVVRAIQLKNSNYDTDLFMNTIIELEKISGKNYGFDEKTDIAFRVIADHIRALSFCVADGQLPSNGGAGYVIRRILRRAVRYGYSYLCFEQPFLFKLVEKLASQFADIFPELNAQKDFVARVIEQEEVSFLRTLNSGLSRLENYFETGKSSVDGQVAFELYDTFGFPIDLTQLIAAERGMTVDMEGFQKALAEQKARSKADAAKETGDWNVVFDGEKEEFVGYDFTEAIIKITRYRTLTVKGKEKYQLVFNVTPFYAESGGQVGDTGLLTGTENNEKISVVDTQKENDLIVHIVNKLPENFHQNFEAKINLQNRENTAKNHSATHLVHAALRLVLGDHVAQKGSLVDPSKLRFDFSHFSKMTDEEIAKVEEIVNEKIAAGIELDEKRNVPYDMAIQSGVTALFGEKYGDVVRVITFGNNYSKELCGGTHVQNTSHIGRFKLVSETSVAAGVRRIEAITGDEAERFYTERLNLLSEVEQLLGNPSDLVKQVQQLLADQKSALKKIEMYEQAQVLGLKKELMSEIENRNGIHFLAKQISASNPAQIKDLLFQIRNEVDNLFAVLVADIDGKPSISIMISDNLVKEKNWNAGQLIRDWSKHIKGGGGGQPFFAQAGGSDVGGLPAVIENAQSLL from the coding sequence ATGACTTCAACTGAGGTACGAAATAAGTTTCTGGAATTCTTTAAATCAAAGGAACACCGCATTGTTCCTTCCGCTCCTATTGTGGTAAAAAACGACCCGACATTGATGTTTACCAATGCCGGGATGAATCAGTTTAAGGATTATTTTTTGGGCAATAAAGCGGCCAAGGATGTTCGGGTGGCCGATACGCAAAAGTGTCTTCGGGTGTCGGGCAAGCACAACGATTTGGAGGAAGTGGGGGTGGATACCTACCATCATACCATGTTTGAAATGTTGGGCAACTGGAGTTTTGGCGATTATTTTAAAAAGGAAGCCATAGCCTGGGCTTGGGAGCTTTTAACAGAAGTGTATAAACTCGATAAAACTCGATTGTATGTTACGGTTTTTGAGGGTGACGAGGCTGATAATTTGCTAGCAGATACGGAGGCAGAAGAAATTTGGAAAAACTACATTTCGGCAGATAGAATTTTGCGATGCAACAAAAAGGACAATTTTTGGGAAATGGGCGACACCGGCCCTTGCGGGGCGTGCAGCGAGATTCATTATGATTTGCGGAGCGAAACAGAGCGAAAAGAACGAGATGGAAAAACACTGGTTAACGCCGACCACCCTCAGGTAATTGAGTTGTGGAATTTGGTGTTTATGGAGTTCAACCGAAAGGCCGACAAAACATTGGAAGAACTGCCGGACAAACATGTCGATACAGGCATGGGGCTTGAGCGTGTGGTGCGAGCCATTCAGCTAAAAAACTCAAACTACGACACCGATTTGTTTATGAATACCATAATTGAATTGGAGAAAATAAGTGGCAAAAACTACGGCTTTGACGAAAAAACAGATATTGCCTTTCGGGTGATTGCCGACCACATTCGGGCATTGAGCTTTTGCGTTGCCGATGGTCAGCTGCCGAGCAACGGTGGTGCAGGATATGTTATTCGACGGATATTGCGACGTGCCGTTCGATATGGCTATAGCTACCTATGTTTTGAGCAACCGTTTTTGTTTAAATTGGTCGAAAAATTAGCTTCTCAGTTTGCCGATATTTTCCCTGAGTTAAATGCTCAAAAGGATTTTGTGGCCAGGGTGATTGAGCAAGAGGAGGTTTCATTTTTGAGAACACTTAATTCTGGTTTAAGCCGACTTGAAAATTACTTTGAGACGGGCAAATCATCTGTTGATGGCCAAGTGGCTTTCGAATTGTATGATACCTTTGGTTTTCCGATAGACCTTACCCAATTAATTGCCGCCGAGCGAGGAATGACTGTGGATATGGAAGGCTTTCAAAAAGCGTTGGCCGAGCAAAAAGCACGTTCAAAAGCGGATGCTGCCAAAGAAACAGGAGATTGGAATGTGGTGTTTGACGGCGAAAAAGAGGAATTTGTTGGATATGATTTTACAGAAGCCATCATCAAAATAACCCGTTATAGAACATTGACGGTAAAGGGGAAAGAAAAATACCAATTGGTGTTTAATGTCACTCCTTTTTATGCCGAAAGTGGTGGACAAGTGGGCGACACCGGACTTTTAACCGGAACAGAAAACAACGAGAAAATTTCGGTGGTAGATACCCAAAAGGAGAACGATTTGATTGTACATATTGTAAACAAATTGCCCGAAAACTTTCATCAAAACTTTGAAGCCAAAATCAATTTACAGAACCGAGAAAATACCGCTAAAAATCACAGTGCCACGCACTTGGTGCACGCGGCGTTGCGTCTGGTGCTGGGCGATCATGTGGCACAAAAAGGCAGTTTGGTTGACCCCTCAAAACTGCGATTCGACTTTTCGCATTTTTCAAAAATGACGGATGAAGAAATTGCCAAAGTGGAAGAAATTGTTAACGAAAAAATTGCCGCAGGCATTGAGTTGGACGAAAAAAGAAACGTGCCTTATGATATGGCCATTCAAAGCGGAGTGACTGCTTTGTTTGGAGAAAAATATGGTGATGTGGTGCGGGTAATTACTTTTGGAAACAACTACAGCAAAGAGCTGTGTGGAGGCACACATGTGCAAAACACCTCGCACATTGGTCGGTTTAAACTTGTTTCGGAAACCAGTGTGGCTGCGGGAGTGCGAAGAATTGAGGCCATCACTGGAGACGAGGCAGAAAGATTCTATACCGAACGGTTGAATTTGTTGAGTGAGGTAGAGCAACTTTTGGGTAATCCTTCGGATTTAGTAAAACAAGTTCAGCAGCTTTTGGCCGACCAAAAATCAGCTCTTAAAAAAATAGAAATGTACGAGCAGGCTCAGGTTTTAGGCCTTAAAAAGGAACTAATGAGTGAGATAGAAAATAGAAATGGAATACACTTTTTAGCAAAACAAATATCGGCTTCAAATCCTGCTCAAATCAAAGATTTGTTGTTTCAAATACGGAATGAAGTGGACAATTTGTTTGCGGTTTTGGTGGCAGACATTGACGGAAAACCAAGTATTTCCATCATGATTTCGGACAATCTGGTAAAAGAAAAAAACTGGAATGCCGGACAACTCATCCGCGATTGGTCAAAACACATCAAAGGCGGCGGAGGTGGCCAACCATTTTTTGCTCAAGCTGGAGGTAGCGATGTTGGTGGGTTGCCGGCAGTCATTGAAAACGCACAATCCTTATTATAA
- a CDS encoding aminopeptidase P N-terminal domain-containing protein: protein MKYEQINNQLFIDNRTRFTAEMKPGSIAIFHSNYQYSWNGDAFYKFKQNSDFFWLSGIDQEDSVLVLFPDCPIDEYKECLFLLETNEHIAVWEGYKYTKEHATEVSGIANVFWNQNYMDKLRAVINMADNVYLPLNENDRYPYKSPYKHLDFAHEMQEKFPLHQYYRAGKILQRLRSVKHPVEIEMVRKAIAISKLGWERILKYTKPGVYEYDIEAELIHEFISNRGNGFSFEPIVATGANACVLHYIENKDIVKDGDLILVDCGVDYGNFASDMTRCLPANGRFSSRQKDVYNAVLRVMRQARELLKPGTMLMEYHKVVGEIMEKELVDLGLITMDDIKNQDPNWPAYKKYFMHGTSHFLGVDVHDSGMRYEPMQAGNLFTCEPGIYIAEEGIGVRIENNLIIQENGFLDLMDEIKMPIEVEEIEEIMNR from the coding sequence ATGAAATACGAGCAAATAAATAATCAGCTTTTTATAGATAACCGAACACGTTTTACTGCCGAAATGAAACCCGGTAGCATTGCCATTTTTCATAGCAACTATCAATATTCTTGGAATGGCGATGCGTTTTACAAATTCAAACAAAACTCCGATTTCTTTTGGCTAAGCGGTATAGACCAAGAAGATTCTGTTTTGGTTTTGTTTCCCGATTGTCCAATTGATGAATACAAAGAATGTTTGTTTTTGCTGGAAACCAATGAACATATAGCAGTTTGGGAAGGATATAAATACACCAAAGAGCACGCCACAGAAGTTTCGGGAATTGCCAATGTGTTTTGGAATCAAAATTATATGGATAAGCTGCGTGCGGTGATAAACATGGCCGACAATGTGTATTTACCACTCAACGAAAACGACCGTTACCCATACAAATCGCCATACAAACACTTGGATTTTGCACATGAAATGCAGGAAAAATTTCCGCTGCACCAGTATTACAGGGCCGGAAAAATTCTTCAACGATTGCGAAGCGTAAAACATCCGGTAGAAATAGAAATGGTTCGTAAAGCTATTGCTATCAGCAAATTAGGTTGGGAACGTATTTTAAAATACACCAAACCCGGTGTTTATGAATATGATATTGAGGCCGAATTAATTCATGAATTTATCAGCAACAGAGGCAACGGATTTTCCTTTGAACCCATTGTGGCCACCGGTGCCAATGCCTGCGTGTTGCACTACATCGAAAATAAAGATATTGTAAAAGACGGTGATTTAATTTTGGTTGATTGCGGCGTGGATTATGGCAATTTTGCCAGCGATATGACGCGTTGTTTGCCCGCCAATGGCCGTTTTAGCTCTCGCCAAAAAGATGTTTACAATGCAGTGTTGAGGGTGATGAGACAAGCCCGAGAATTGTTAAAACCCGGCACCATGCTTATGGAATACCATAAAGTGGTGGGAGAAATAATGGAAAAAGAACTGGTGGATCTTGGATTGATTACCATGGATGATATCAAAAATCAAGACCCCAACTGGCCTGCATATAAAAAGTATTTTATGCACGGCACATCACACTTTTTGGGGGTTGATGTACACGACAGCGGCATGCGATACGAACCCATGCAGGCCGGAAACTTATTTACCTGCGAGCCGGGAATTTACATTGCCGAAGAAGGCATTGGCGTACGCATCGAAAACAACCTCATTATCCAAGAAAACGGTTTCCTTGACCTAATGGATGAAATAAAAATGCCTATTGAGGTGGAGGAAATTGAGGAGATTATGAATCGATAG
- a CDS encoding Re/Si-specific NAD(P)(+) transhydrogenase subunit alpha: protein MKLLVLKETDSGETRVAIVPKSVAKLTALGFEVLVVKDAGKAASFSDADYQAAGATISDVNAITSADVLVKINPPSATEIDSLKAGQIWLSQLFHRLNDEMMKQLNDKGVSALSLDAMPRISRAQSMDVLSSQANLSGYKSVICGADNMGKIFPMLMTAAGTVTPAKVLIFGVGVAGLQAIATAKRLGAVVEATDVRMECKEQTESLGAKFISVEDDGVKTEGGYAKEVTAEYLEKQKQAVNNSLKQADLVITTALVQGAKSPILISKEQIEMMKNGAVIVDMAVAKGGNTELSKADEVVMHNGVKIVGVSNFPAQIPTNASELLSRNIENFLKHLVVDGTFKWDLEDEITAGTLITHNGEKRF, encoded by the coding sequence TTGAAACTTTTAGTTCTTAAAGAAACCGATTCAGGCGAGACCCGAGTGGCCATTGTCCCAAAGTCGGTGGCAAAGCTCACGGCACTTGGTTTTGAAGTATTGGTGGTAAAAGATGCCGGAAAAGCGGCCTCTTTTTCAGATGCCGATTATCAGGCCGCTGGAGCGACAATCTCTGATGTCAATGCAATAACAAGTGCAGATGTTTTGGTAAAAATTAACCCACCATCTGCTACCGAAATAGATTCATTAAAGGCTGGCCAGATTTGGCTTTCTCAATTGTTTCATCGACTCAATGATGAAATGATGAAGCAACTCAATGACAAAGGAGTGTCGGCACTTAGTTTGGATGCAATGCCTCGTATCAGCCGAGCTCAAAGCATGGATGTGTTGAGTTCGCAAGCAAATTTGTCTGGTTATAAGTCAGTGATTTGCGGTGCAGACAACATGGGCAAAATATTCCCAATGTTGATGACTGCCGCCGGAACAGTAACACCTGCAAAAGTGCTAATTTTTGGAGTAGGTGTTGCAGGTTTGCAGGCCATTGCAACTGCCAAAAGGCTTGGAGCAGTGGTGGAAGCAACCGATGTTCGGATGGAGTGCAAAGAGCAGACTGAATCGTTGGGAGCAAAATTTATATCGGTGGAAGATGACGGTGTAAAAACCGAAGGCGGATATGCAAAAGAAGTGACGGCCGAATATCTCGAAAAACAAAAACAAGCGGTAAATAATTCGTTGAAACAGGCCGATTTGGTAATAACCACGGCATTAGTGCAGGGAGCAAAATCACCCATTTTAATTTCTAAGGAACAAATAGAAATGATGAAAAATGGGGCGGTAATTGTGGATATGGCTGTGGCCAAAGGTGGCAACACCGAGCTAAGCAAGGCCGACGAAGTGGTGATGCACAACGGAGTTAAAATTGTGGGGGTTAGCAACTTTCCCGCTCAGATACCTACCAACGCCAGTGAGCTGCTCAGCAGAAACATCGAAAATTTCTTAAAACACTTGGTAGTTGATGGCACGTTTAAATGGGATTTGGAAGATGAAATAACCGCCGGAACATTGATTACACACAACGGAGAAAAAAGATTTTAA
- a CDS encoding NAD(P)(+) transhydrogenase (Re/Si-specific) subunit beta: MNEHILNIIYLFASLTFVLGLKMLGNTKTLTKGNMLAAIGMGLAIAGTIIFHEGEIKPIIYVLIFGAIAVGTVVGWLTAKRVPMTKMPELVSLFNGMGGACAALIGLVEFHHNLGNTTNIAVILAGMVIGSVSFSGSMIAWAKLNGTLSKAIRLPKYNILNTIFLLLVVALAVYIAASGSDSMALLYLLFVMAMVYGVMFVIPIGGADMPVVISLLNSFTGLAAAFAGFLYNNQVMLTGGILVGSAGTLLTLVMCNAMNRPLFNVIFGAFGETGATGGGSDVSGSIKEISTNDLAIQMNYSRKILVVPGYGLAVAQAQHVMHELEEVLEAKGVEVAYAIHPVAGRMPGHMNVLLAESNVAYEKLKEMEDVNPEFAQTDVVLVVGANDIVNPAAKTDPSSPIFGMPILEVENAKLVVVNKRSMNAGYAGIENELFYKDKTRMLFGDAKKVLTELVSELKTMD; this comes from the coding sequence ATGAACGAACATATTCTTAATATCATTTATTTGTTTGCCTCTCTCACATTTGTGTTGGGATTGAAAATGTTGGGTAACACCAAAACATTAACGAAAGGCAATATGTTGGCGGCCATTGGCATGGGCCTGGCTATTGCTGGCACCATAATTTTTCATGAAGGTGAGATAAAACCGATTATCTATGTCCTGATTTTTGGAGCGATAGCCGTTGGAACCGTGGTTGGATGGCTAACGGCCAAACGAGTGCCAATGACCAAAATGCCCGAGCTTGTCTCGCTTTTTAACGGAATGGGCGGTGCTTGTGCAGCTCTTATTGGTTTGGTAGAGTTTCATCACAACCTCGGCAATACGACCAACATTGCTGTTATTCTTGCCGGAATGGTTATTGGTTCGGTTTCTTTTAGCGGAAGTATGATAGCCTGGGCAAAACTGAATGGAACGCTTTCAAAAGCCATTCGCTTGCCCAAATACAATATTCTGAATACCATTTTTCTTTTATTGGTGGTGGCACTTGCAGTTTACATAGCTGCTTCCGGTAGCGATAGCATGGCATTGTTGTATTTACTTTTTGTCATGGCCATGGTTTATGGAGTGATGTTCGTAATTCCAATTGGAGGAGCAGATATGCCGGTGGTTATTTCGTTGCTCAATTCATTTACAGGTTTGGCGGCGGCTTTTGCAGGATTTTTATACAACAACCAAGTGATGTTGACTGGCGGAATTTTGGTTGGTTCTGCCGGAACGCTTCTAACTTTGGTAATGTGCAACGCTATGAATAGACCATTGTTTAACGTAATATTTGGAGCATTTGGCGAAACGGGAGCAACAGGAGGCGGAAGCGATGTAAGCGGAAGCATCAAAGAAATTTCAACGAACGATTTGGCCATACAAATGAATTATAGCCGGAAAATATTGGTGGTTCCGGGTTATGGGCTGGCTGTGGCACAAGCCCAACACGTAATGCACGAATTAGAGGAAGTTCTTGAAGCAAAAGGAGTGGAGGTAGCCTATGCCATTCATCCGGTGGCGGGTCGTATGCCAGGCCACATGAATGTGTTGTTGGCCGAAAGCAATGTGGCCTACGAAAAGCTAAAGGAAATGGAAGATGTGAATCCGGAATTTGCACAAACCGATGTGGTGCTGGTTGTTGGAGCCAACGATATTGTTAACCCTGCTGCCAAAACGGATCCAAGCAGTCCCATTTTTGGTATGCCTATTTTAGAGGTAGAAAATGCCAAATTAGTGGTGGTAAATAAGCGAAGTATGAATGCCGGATATGCGGGAATAGAAAACGAACTTTTCTATAAAGACAAAACCCGAATGCTTTTTGGCGATGCCAAAAAAGTATTGACCGAATTGGTAAGCGAGCTTAAAACAATGGATTAA
- a CDS encoding NAD(P) transhydrogenase subunit alpha encodes MGELINFIGENIEMVYIVLLSIFVGVEVIGKVPPVLHTPLMSGANAIHGVVIVGAVIVMLNCETDNYLALTLGTLAVFLGTLNVVGGFVVTDRMLEMFKKKK; translated from the coding sequence ATGGGAGAATTAATAAATTTTATTGGGGAAAACATTGAGATGGTTTACATCGTGTTGCTCTCCATTTTTGTTGGAGTAGAGGTTATCGGTAAGGTGCCTCCGGTGTTGCACACCCCGCTTATGTCGGGGGCTAATGCCATTCATGGTGTGGTAATAGTTGGAGCCGTCATTGTAATGCTCAATTGCGAAACGGATAATTATTTGGCCTTGACACTTGGCACATTGGCAGTGTTTTTAGGAACACTCAATGTGGTAGGTGGCTTTGTGGTTACAGATAGAATGTTGGAAATGTTTAAGAAAAAGAAATAG
- a CDS encoding tetratricopeptide repeat protein, with protein sequence MILSKIISAYQNQQFENCLSMINEIQTPLNQEFTQLKASCYQKTKQYEKAMETWDLAIANFGEQPDFLLERGICKFHLKYKSSLLDMDKAIDLEPNNEYYYACRAYIKDKIGDTEGSVADYQKAHELDPRNEITLNNLGLAEEKLGYTQKARQRFKQADEIAGIDHITAKYFDIQNTTDTSPKNSIGKEIFKMISSKKEFVSFLNEAAALFKLKK encoded by the coding sequence ATGATTCTCTCAAAAATCATTTCGGCATATCAAAACCAGCAATTTGAAAATTGCCTTAGCATGATAAATGAAATACAAACACCATTAAATCAAGAATTTACGCAGCTAAAAGCCAGTTGCTATCAAAAAACAAAGCAATACGAAAAGGCCATGGAAACATGGGATTTAGCCATTGCCAATTTTGGCGAACAGCCTGACTTTTTGTTAGAGAGAGGCATTTGTAAGTTTCACCTCAAATACAAAAGTTCGTTGCTTGACATGGACAAAGCCATTGATTTAGAACCGAATAACGAATATTATTACGCTTGCCGAGCCTACATTAAAGACAAAATTGGCGACACCGAAGGTTCCGTTGCCGATTATCAAAAAGCACACGAACTTGACCCTCGAAATGAAATTACGTTAAATAATCTGGGGCTGGCCGAAGAAAAACTGGGTTATACTCAAAAAGCGAGGCAACGATTTAAACAAGCCGATGAAATTGCAGGAATTGACCACATTACCGCCAAATATTTCGACATCCAAAATACGACCGATACTTCTCCAAAAAATTCAATTGGCAAAGAAATTTTCAAGATGATTTCATCGAAAAAAGAATTTGTTTCATTTCTAAATGAGGCTGCGGCTCTTTTTAAATTGAAGAAATAG
- a CDS encoding arginine decarboxylase, whose amino-acid sequence MKNKYIDLIEQTFDFPQEEFEVNDDYTLSFHDIYLMDIIKQYGTPLKFTYLPKISENIKRAKTWFNVAMAKVDYQGKYNYCYCTKSSHFKFVMEEALKNNIHIETSSAFDLEIVRSLLEEGLVNKDQFIVCNGYKTDGYVERIAEFMNMGFKNCHSIIDNAEEIDKLATLVEGEFNVGIRIASEEEPKFEFYTSRLGIGYKDIVPFYLNKLKPLENAKLKMLHFFINTGISDTAYYWNELHKCLRVYCRLKKECPELTSLNIGGGFPIKRSLTFDYDYQYMAEEIVAQIKTVCTEAGVPEPDIFTEFGSFTVGESGGTIYNIIHQKQQNDREKWNMIDGSFMTTLPDAWAINQRFVMLPINNWDKRYERVLLGGLTCDSDDYYNSEQHVNAIYIPAFSKEEPLYIGFFNTGAYQESLSGFGGIQHCLIPSPKHIIIDRDENGEIFTRIYSKEQSHKSMLKILGY is encoded by the coding sequence ATGAAAAACAAGTATATTGACTTAATTGAGCAGACGTTTGACTTCCCGCAAGAAGAGTTTGAGGTAAACGATGATTATACATTGAGCTTCCATGATATTTATCTTATGGATATTATAAAGCAGTATGGAACGCCGTTGAAGTTTACTTATTTGCCTAAAATATCCGAGAATATAAAACGAGCGAAAACTTGGTTTAATGTGGCAATGGCAAAGGTGGATTATCAAGGTAAATACAATTATTGCTATTGCACCAAAAGCAGTCACTTCAAGTTTGTAATGGAAGAGGCTTTGAAAAATAATATTCATATTGAAACTTCATCAGCATTTGATTTAGAGATAGTTAGAAGTTTGCTGGAAGAAGGATTGGTAAATAAAGACCAGTTTATTGTGTGCAACGGATACAAAACCGATGGGTACGTTGAGCGAATAGCGGAGTTTATGAATATGGGCTTTAAAAATTGCCATTCAATTATAGACAATGCCGAGGAGATTGACAAATTGGCCACCTTGGTAGAAGGAGAATTTAATGTAGGTATTAGAATTGCATCAGAAGAAGAGCCCAAGTTTGAGTTCTATACAAGTCGGCTTGGAATAGGATATAAGGATATAGTTCCTTTTTATCTAAATAAATTAAAACCTCTTGAGAATGCCAAACTAAAGATGTTACACTTCTTTATAAATACGGGTATATCTGACACAGCTTATTACTGGAATGAGTTACATAAATGTCTTCGGGTGTATTGTCGGTTGAAGAAAGAGTGTCCGGAACTTACTTCTTTAAACATAGGTGGTGGCTTTCCTATTAAACGGTCATTGACTTTTGATTATGATTATCAATACATGGCGGAGGAAATAGTAGCCCAAATAAAAACAGTTTGCACTGAGGCAGGTGTTCCTGAACCTGATATTTTTACGGAATTTGGCTCGTTTACAGTTGGTGAAAGTGGTGGAACGATTTACAACATTATTCATCAAAAGCAACAGAACGACAGGGAAAAATGGAACATGATTGACGGCAGTTTTATGACTACACTTCCTGATGCTTGGGCCATCAATCAACGATTTGTGATGTTACCCATAAATAATTGGGATAAGCGGTATGAGCGGGTTTTGCTTGGCGGACTTACCTGCGATAGTGATGATTATTATAATTCCGAACAGCATGTAAATGCCATTTATATTCCGGCGTTTAGCAAAGAAGAACCTTTATATATTGGCTTTTTTAATACCGGAGCCTATCAAGAATCATTGAGTGGTTTTGGCGGAATTCAACATTGTTTGATTCCTTCGCCAAAACACATTATTATTGACCGTGACGAAAACGGTGAGATTTTTACGAGAATCTATAGTAAAGAGCAAAGCCATAAAAGTATGTTAAAAATTCTTGGTTACTAA
- a CDS encoding AAA family ATPase yields the protein MIIGRNHEQQIFDNCIQSTESQFIAVYGRRRVGKTYLIRNYFGKNMVFQFTGLHEADTPTQLGQFTLELQKYAGNKETISPQKNWLSAMHTLKMLIEKSKSTQKKVIFFDELPWIATARSGFLSALENFWNTWASSRTDIILVVCGSAASWMIKNIVNNKGGLHNRINKKIRLMPFTLAETEAYLKWKQIKLDRYQICQLYMAIGGIPFYLKEVPKGKSAMQIIDDLCFAKDGLLADEYNKLYESLFANSSYHKNIIEELCSKNKGLTRQQLIDNSDFTSGGGFNRILEELIESGFVAKTLPHGKKNKDALYYVLDSFSIFYNKFLKNIRIGKETWLKQMNSQTYITWSGFAFERLIMQHTSAIKKALEIGGIYTEESSWIGEYNNEKAQIDLLIDRADNTVTICEAKFYNQKFALTKKIAADWKRKIEIFSNQSKTRKNITFCVISTFGITENEYSIGLVQSQLNLNDLFID from the coding sequence ATGATAATAGGTAGAAATCACGAACAGCAAATATTTGACAATTGTATTCAATCAACCGAATCACAATTTATTGCCGTTTATGGTCGGCGGCGAGTAGGCAAAACATACCTCATACGAAACTATTTCGGCAAAAACATGGTGTTTCAGTTTACCGGATTGCACGAAGCAGACACCCCAACCCAACTTGGCCAATTTACCCTTGAGCTTCAAAAATATGCCGGAAATAAAGAGACTATAAGCCCTCAAAAAAACTGGCTATCTGCCATGCACACCTTAAAAATGCTAATCGAAAAAAGCAAATCAACCCAAAAAAAAGTCATTTTCTTTGACGAACTACCGTGGATAGCCACCGCTCGCAGTGGGTTTCTTTCGGCATTAGAAAATTTCTGGAATACTTGGGCTTCATCCCGAACGGATATTATTTTGGTGGTATGTGGCAGTGCGGCCTCATGGATGATAAAAAATATCGTAAACAACAAAGGTGGGCTGCACAATCGAATTAATAAAAAAATCAGACTTATGCCTTTTACCCTTGCCGAAACCGAGGCCTACTTAAAATGGAAACAAATAAAACTGGACAGATACCAAATTTGCCAATTATATATGGCCATTGGCGGCATTCCGTTTTACCTAAAAGAAGTGCCAAAAGGCAAAAGTGCCATGCAAATAATAGATGATTTGTGCTTTGCCAAAGATGGACTTTTGGCAGATGAATACAACAAATTGTATGAATCGCTTTTTGCCAATAGTAGCTACCACAAAAACATTATTGAAGAATTGTGTAGCAAAAATAAGGGCCTTACCCGTCAACAGTTGATTGATAATTCCGACTTTACTTCGGGCGGCGGGTTTAACCGTATTTTGGAAGAATTGATTGAGTCGGGGTTTGTGGCCAAAACTTTGCCCCACGGCAAAAAGAACAAAGATGCATTGTATTACGTACTCGATTCATTTTCAATTTTTTACAATAAATTTTTAAAAAATATCCGCATCGGAAAAGAAACATGGCTAAAGCAGATGAATAGCCAAACCTACATAACCTGGAGTGGGTTTGCCTTTGAGCGACTTATCATGCAACACACTTCGGCCATCAAAAAAGCCTTAGAAATTGGCGGTATCTACACCGAAGAATCATCGTGGATTGGCGAATACAATAATGAAAAAGCCCAAATTGATTTATTGATTGACCGAGCCGACAACACCGTAACAATTTGCGAAGCCAAGTTTTACAACCAAAAATTTGCACTTACTAAAAAGATTGCAGCCGATTGGAAAAGAAAAATTGAAATTTTCTCAAATCAATCTAAGACAAGGAAAAATATAACCTTTTGCGTTATCTCTACCTTTGGAATAACTGAAAATGAATACTCCATCGGCTTGGTTCAAAGTCAATTAAATTTGAATGATTTATTTATAGATTGA